One window of the Streptomyces sp. TS71-3 genome contains the following:
- a CDS encoding GMC family oxidoreductase, which produces MPEYDYVVIGGGTAGSVIASRLTEDPDVQVAVIEGGPSDVDRPEVLTLRRWMGLLGSELDYDYPTTEQPRGNSHIRHSRARVLGGCSSHNTLIAFKPLPSDWDEWEAAGAAGWGAVPMEAYFARLLNNIVPVHEKDRNAIARDFVTAAESAVGVPRVEGFNAKPFTEGAGFFDLAYHPEDNKRSSASVAYLHPFLDRPNLHLMLETWAYRLELDGTRATGARVRAADGTEELVTARREVLLCAGAVDSPRLLLHSGIGPAKDLQDLGIPVVHDLPGVGENLQDHPESVIVWETGGPIPENSAMDSDAGLFVHRDRARPGPDLMFHFYQIPFTDNPERLGYRRPAHGVSMTPNIPKPRSRGRLYLTSADPAVKPALDFRYFTDEEDYDARTLVDGIRIARQVARAEPLAGWLKREVCPGPDITSDEELSEYARRVAHTVYHPAGTCRMGAADDELAVVDPQLRIRGLTGVRIADASVFPTLPAVNPMIGVLMTGERCAELLREDAR; this is translated from the coding sequence ATGCCCGAGTACGACTACGTCGTGATCGGCGGCGGCACGGCCGGATCCGTGATCGCCTCCCGGCTCACCGAGGACCCCGACGTCCAGGTCGCCGTGATCGAGGGCGGCCCCAGTGACGTCGACCGCCCCGAGGTGCTGACCCTGCGCCGCTGGATGGGCCTGCTCGGCAGCGAGCTCGACTACGACTACCCGACCACCGAGCAGCCGCGCGGCAACTCCCACATCAGGCACAGCCGCGCCCGCGTGCTCGGCGGCTGCTCCTCGCACAACACCCTGATCGCGTTCAAGCCGCTGCCGTCCGACTGGGACGAGTGGGAGGCGGCCGGGGCGGCCGGCTGGGGTGCCGTGCCGATGGAGGCGTACTTCGCACGGCTGCTGAACAACATCGTTCCCGTCCACGAGAAGGACCGCAACGCCATCGCCCGCGACTTCGTCACCGCGGCCGAGTCCGCGGTCGGCGTGCCGCGGGTGGAGGGGTTCAACGCCAAGCCGTTCACCGAGGGCGCCGGCTTCTTCGACCTGGCCTACCACCCCGAGGACAACAAGCGCTCCAGCGCCTCCGTCGCGTACCTGCACCCGTTCCTGGACCGGCCGAACCTCCACCTGATGCTGGAGACCTGGGCGTACCGGCTCGAACTGGACGGCACCCGGGCGACGGGCGCCCGCGTGCGCGCCGCGGACGGCACGGAGGAACTCGTCACGGCGCGCCGCGAGGTGCTGCTGTGCGCGGGCGCCGTGGACTCCCCGCGGCTGCTGCTGCACTCTGGGATAGGCCCCGCGAAGGACCTCCAGGACCTGGGCATCCCGGTGGTGCACGACCTGCCGGGCGTCGGCGAGAACCTCCAGGACCACCCCGAGTCGGTGATCGTCTGGGAGACCGGGGGCCCGATCCCGGAGAACTCCGCGATGGACAGCGACGCGGGCCTGTTCGTCCACCGCGACCGGGCGCGTCCGGGCCCGGACCTGATGTTCCACTTCTACCAGATCCCGTTCACCGACAACCCGGAGCGACTGGGCTACCGGCGCCCGGCGCACGGCGTGTCGATGACGCCGAACATCCCCAAGCCGCGAAGCCGCGGCCGGCTCTACCTGACCAGCGCGGACCCCGCCGTCAAACCCGCCCTGGACTTCCGCTACTTCACCGACGAGGAGGACTACGACGCCCGCACCCTCGTCGACGGCATCCGCATCGCCCGCCAGGTCGCACGGGCCGAGCCGCTCGCCGGCTGGCTGAAGCGCGAGGTGTGCCCGGGGCCTGACATCACCTCGGACGAGGAGCTGAGCGAGTACGCCCGCCGGGTCGCGCACACCGTCTACCACCCGGCAGGCACCTGCCGGATGGGTGCCGCCGACGACGAACTGGCCGTCGTCGACCCGCAGTTGCGGATCCGGGGACTTACCGGCGTCCGGATCGCGGACGCGTCCGTCTTCCCCACCCTGCCCGCCGTCAATCCCATGATCGGGGTGCTCATGACCGGAGAACGCTGTGCCGAACTGCTGAGGGAGGACGCCCGATGA
- a CDS encoding aldehyde dehydrogenase family protein, which yields MSAEQSIHVGGEWRAALSGATREIIDPADGKPFTAVAEAGGEDADEAVAAARAAFDDGPWPDTPAAGRAAVLRTTADLLGRDREELALLESRDTGKTLGEGRADVDCVADTFRYYADLVGAEDPGRVVDAGSPDIHSVVVHEPVGVCALIAPWNYPLLQASWKIAPALAAGNTFVVKPSELTPLTTVALVRLLTEAGLPAGVANIVTGPGDPVGARLAGHPGVDLVSFTGGLVSGTKVAELAAPGVKKVALELGGKNPNVVFADACATDDGLDTAVDQALNAAFIHSGQVCSAGGRLIIEESVAEPFVAELARRAARVRLGRGTEDGVECGPLVSARQRERTEEFVASALAEGAVLRTGGKRPEPSTVRPATGYFYEPTVLDRCHRGMRVVREEVFGPVLTVETFTTEDEALALANDTEYGLAGAVWTQDAGRARRMARRMRHGTVWINDFHPYLPQAEWGGFGKSGTGRELGPAGLAEYRETKHVYQNLAPRPVRWFTG from the coding sequence GTGTCCGCAGAGCAGAGCATCCACGTGGGCGGGGAGTGGCGTGCAGCCCTCTCCGGAGCCACGCGCGAGATCATCGACCCGGCCGACGGCAAGCCGTTCACGGCCGTCGCCGAGGCGGGCGGTGAGGACGCGGACGAAGCCGTTGCCGCGGCCAGGGCCGCGTTCGACGACGGGCCGTGGCCGGACACCCCCGCAGCCGGGCGCGCCGCCGTGCTGCGCACCACCGCCGACCTGCTCGGCCGGGACCGCGAGGAGCTGGCGCTCCTGGAGAGCCGCGACACCGGCAAGACCCTGGGCGAGGGCCGCGCCGACGTGGACTGCGTCGCCGACACCTTCCGCTACTACGCGGACCTGGTGGGCGCGGAGGACCCGGGGCGCGTGGTCGACGCGGGTTCCCCGGACATCCACAGTGTCGTGGTGCACGAGCCCGTCGGCGTCTGCGCCCTGATCGCGCCGTGGAACTATCCGCTGCTCCAGGCGAGTTGGAAGATCGCGCCGGCGCTGGCCGCGGGGAACACGTTCGTGGTCAAGCCCTCCGAGCTGACGCCGCTGACGACGGTGGCGCTGGTCCGGCTGCTGACCGAGGCCGGGCTGCCGGCCGGGGTCGCGAACATCGTCACGGGACCGGGCGACCCGGTGGGCGCGCGGCTCGCCGGGCACCCCGGCGTCGACCTGGTCTCGTTCACGGGCGGCCTGGTCAGCGGCACCAAGGTCGCCGAGCTGGCCGCGCCGGGCGTCAAGAAGGTGGCGCTGGAGCTGGGCGGCAAGAACCCGAATGTCGTCTTCGCGGACGCCTGCGCCACCGACGACGGCCTGGACACCGCGGTCGACCAGGCGCTGAACGCCGCGTTCATCCACAGCGGCCAGGTCTGCTCGGCGGGCGGGCGGCTGATCATCGAGGAGTCCGTCGCGGAGCCGTTCGTCGCCGAACTGGCCCGCAGGGCGGCCCGCGTCAGGCTCGGCCGCGGCACCGAGGACGGCGTGGAGTGCGGGCCGCTGGTCTCCGCGCGGCAGCGCGAGCGCACGGAGGAGTTCGTGGCGTCGGCGCTGGCGGAGGGCGCGGTACTGCGCACCGGCGGCAAGCGCCCCGAGCCGTCCACGGTCCGCCCCGCCACGGGCTACTTCTATGAGCCGACGGTCCTGGACCGCTGCCACCGCGGCATGCGGGTGGTCCGCGAGGAGGTGTTCGGCCCCGTGCTGACCGTGGAGACGTTCACCACCGAGGACGAGGCGCTGGCGCTCGCCAACGACACCGAGTACGGCCTCGCGGGCGCCGTGTGGACGCAGGACGCGGGCCGCGCCCGGCGCATGGCGCGCAGGATGCGGCACGGCACCGTGTGGATCAACGACTTCCACCCCTACCTGCCGCAGGCGGAGTGGGGCGGCTTCGGCAAGTCGGGCACGGGCCGCGAGCTGGGCCCGGCCGGCCTCGCCGAGTACCGCGAGACGAAGCACGTCTACCAGAACCTGGCACCCCGGCCGGTCCGGTGGTTCACCGGCTGA
- a CDS encoding glycine betaine/L-proline ABC transporter ATP-binding protein, with protein sequence MSNQPAQQPFDPPPAQRPPTGSGARGKQPAPAGSSPDGAAPTDGAAAPVFAVDGLWKVFGPKPARVPSDPELAGLDPAALRSRTGCTAAVHDVSFSVRKGEVFVVMGLSGSGKSTLVRCLTRLIEPTAGSIAIEGENVREMDRTSLRELRRHRAAMVFQHFGLLPHRSVLDNVAYGLQIQGMPRAQRRERAAEMVAKVGLDGLEQRRPGELSGGQQQRVGLARALAVDPQVLLFDEPFSALDPLIRRDMQEEVIRLHREEGRTMVFITHDLSEALRLGDRIALMRDGRIVQLGTPEEIVGSPADDYVRDFVRDVPREQVLTVRTAMRPADPDETDRGPAITPGATVSEAIGEVARTGFPVRVMQDGRCLGVVDHERLLEVIAANGSGSGNGNGNGDGGGPGHRGAGGAGGLKHAAPDGREVA encoded by the coding sequence ATGAGCAATCAGCCCGCCCAGCAGCCCTTCGACCCGCCGCCCGCCCAGCGTCCGCCGACCGGAAGCGGTGCCCGGGGGAAGCAGCCGGCCCCGGCCGGGTCCTCGCCCGACGGCGCCGCCCCGACCGATGGCGCCGCGGCGCCCGTCTTCGCCGTGGACGGCCTGTGGAAGGTCTTCGGGCCCAAGCCGGCCCGCGTCCCCTCCGACCCCGAGCTGGCCGGGCTCGACCCGGCCGCGCTGCGGTCCCGCACCGGCTGCACCGCCGCGGTGCACGACGTGTCGTTCAGCGTCCGCAAGGGGGAGGTCTTCGTCGTCATGGGCCTGTCCGGGTCCGGCAAGTCCACCCTCGTACGGTGCCTGACCCGGCTGATCGAGCCGACCGCGGGCAGCATCGCCATCGAGGGCGAGAACGTCCGCGAAATGGACCGTACGAGCCTGCGCGAGCTGCGCAGGCACCGCGCGGCCATGGTCTTCCAGCACTTCGGGCTGCTGCCGCACCGCAGCGTCCTCGACAACGTCGCCTACGGCCTCCAGATCCAGGGCATGCCCCGCGCGCAGCGCCGCGAACGCGCCGCCGAGATGGTCGCCAAGGTGGGCCTGGACGGCCTGGAGCAGCGCCGGCCCGGCGAGCTCTCCGGCGGCCAGCAGCAGCGCGTGGGCCTCGCCCGCGCGCTCGCCGTCGATCCCCAGGTGCTGCTCTTCGACGAGCCGTTCAGCGCGCTCGACCCGCTGATCCGGCGGGACATGCAGGAGGAGGTCATCCGCCTGCACCGCGAGGAGGGCCGCACCATGGTCTTCATCACCCACGACCTCAGCGAGGCGCTGCGGCTCGGCGACCGGATCGCGCTCATGCGCGACGGCCGCATCGTCCAGCTCGGCACCCCCGAGGAGATCGTCGGCTCGCCCGCCGACGACTACGTACGGGACTTCGTCCGCGACGTGCCGCGCGAGCAGGTGCTGACGGTACGCACCGCGATGCGCCCGGCGGACCCCGACGAGACCGACCGGGGCCCCGCGATCACGCCCGGCGCGACCGTCTCCGAGGCCATCGGGGAGGTGGCCCGCACCGGGTTCCCGGTCCGCGTCATGCAGGACGGGCGGTGCCTCGGCGTGGTCGACCACGAACGGCTGCTGGAGGTCATCGCCGCGAACGGCAGCGGCAGCGGCAACGGCAACGGCAACGGTGACGGTGGCGGCCCCGGGCACCGGGGCGCCGGCGGCGCGGGCGGCCTGAAGCACGCCGCGCCGGACGGCCGGGAGGTGGCCTGA